In Dermacentor variabilis isolate Ectoservices chromosome 1, ASM5094787v1, whole genome shotgun sequence, the genomic stretch cacattcctctatcacccgattgatagtgtgtatatggcctattgttgagtagcctttacggaatccagcctggtcctttggttgacagaagtctaaggtgttcttgattctatttgcgattaccttagtaaatactttgtaggtaacggacagtaagctgattggtctataatttgtcaagttttcggcgccccctttcttatggattaggattatgttagcattcttccaagatttcggtacgctcgaagtcatgaggcattgcgtatacagggtggccagttcttctagaacaatctacccactatccttcaacaaatctgctgttacctgatcctttccagctgccttccccctttgcatagctcccaaggctttctttacttcttccggcgttgcttgtgggatttcaaattcctcttgactatttattctcccttccattatcgttgtgggtgccactggtattgtataaatctctatagaactcctcagccacttgaactatctcatccatattagtaatgatattgccggctttgtctcttaacgcatacatctgattcttgcctattcctagtttcttcttcactgcttttaggcttcctccgttcctgagagcatgttcaattctatccatattatacttcctcatgtcagctgtcctagtttcttcttcactgcttttaggcttcctccattcctgagagcatgttcaattctatccatattatacttccttatgtcagctgtcttacacttgctgattaacttggaaagttctgtcagttctattctagctgtagggttagaggctttcatacattggcgtttcttgattagatctttcgtctcctgcgatagcttactggcatcctgtcaaacggagttaccaccgacttcttttgcatgctccttaatgatggccataagattgtcgttcatattgtgcggtgccgtgcaattttccaccggattaaaaaaaataaaaaatccgcgtgttgatgaaattgcataaacaggcctggagtatgGGCCTGATTcccgtgaccagaaccggtaacgcactccctcaccagagcaggattggccaccctggtgcagtacttggccacaacctcctatatgaacacaacagtcTACAGCTTATCATACATTTAATAAGTAGCGCATTTTGCTGCAACGCAAGGATAGAGACGGCACACTTGCAGATGAATCACAATGCGATTCTACACAGAATGCCTGCATGTTGCAAATCTCATACAAGCCCCAGGAGGTAGTGGGGAGAAGTTCTTTCAAAAGGACCCATGATTTGCGCATAAATTTTCTGAGCTCCTATGGCACCAACTTCTTCCTTTGCTGATAAAGAAGAGACACCGGAAAAATGCACCTGGACAAGAAGCTGCCATCCTTAAAGTCTCAATCCCAGCCAATGCTCAAAAAGTTATGGAAAGGACCAAAATTCTGCAAACATCCAAGACTTGACAAGGTTGAATTGCTCAACTTTATCAGAAACACTGTCggacaagcaaaagaaaaagtttgTCAACTGCTGCAAGAAGGCGTTGAATGCCTGCCCAAAGATGTCAAGGCAGGTCCTAACCGTGTGAACACTGTTGTCGCCGCGCTACGAAAACGTGACGTAAAGCTCCTCCAGGCAAGCAAAGGAAGTGGCTTTGTGATCGTCCCAAGACACGTCTATGACAACAATGCTGAGCTAGCTATTTCTGGCAACTTCAGCCCAGCAATAGTCAAAAGCTGCCAAGCTGTGCAAAGAAGCAGGGCTGACTGCTGTTGCCAAGCCTGTCAAGGCAGAAAAAAGTTTGAGCCTGTCCATGATGTTCTCTGTATAAACCCACAAATAAGGCTACCCTTTCAAAGCAATTGTCTCTAGCGAGGCATGGTGATTCATGTCTAAGCACGCTCCTTGAATCCTTACACTGCAGCAAAATGCGCTACTTGTCAAATGTATAATAAACTGCAGACAACAGTGGCATGTCAAATATACATATTTGCACCTTTTTGAACATAAGAACTCCTATATATTGCAATTGACAATGCAATAAACAGTGGTTgtcagtcagcgctgtgtatgttgTCTCTGCTTTCATCCTGTCCTTCGCGCTGTTTTTGCCCTCTtcatcatgaaccaaccagcccaattcaGCACACTCCTGAAGTTTAGGCCTAGATCCACCAGGGCAGAATAGGAGATGTGCCAAACACCTGCAGCACAACATGACCTTTACTGATCAGACACAATGGAGTGCATATTCAGCTGATCACTTTTGGGGACATTACCTTCTATCTGTACAGCCTGACTAAACCAGCCAAAGCGAGACGATAAAAGAAATGAGCACGTAGGACATAATTCCTGGCCGCTTTATTTTCATGCTGACTGACTGAtcatatataatatttggggttttacgtgccaaaaccactttctgattatgaggcacgccgtagtggaggactccggaaattttgaccacctggggttctttaacgtgcacctaaatctaagcacacgggtgttttcgcatttcgcccccatcgaaatgcggccgccgtggccgggattcgatcccgcgacctcgtgctcagcagcccaacaccatagccactgagcaaccacggcgggtgactgaCTGATCAATCGATTAAGTTCATTCCAAGGCAACACCTGCTGTGCTATGACAGATACGAGGACGTAGAGACCCCACTTTAATTTAGACCACCCAGGGGTTCTTGAGTGACAAACCTAATGCACAAGCTTTTTTTCTGCAGTCCACACCCATTGAAACATGGCCATTGTAGTTAGGCATCAAACCAACAGTTTTGTGCTGCCTAGCAGCAGAACAATATCGCCACAGAGGCACTCAACTGGTTATTTTCATATTGTAAAGCTGTTGAGTGTATTGACAGAGCAACATGTCGACCTCAACAAAGGCCACTGCTAGTGAGGCATTGCATCACGTGAAATAAACACGAGATCAGACTCTACGATCTGCCCCTAGCTCTCTGGCATACGCCGAAGGCCAGCTGGTACCGCATGACCTCGGTGGTGGCAGACCCACGCCACAAGGGCCGCAAAGCATTCCCCTGATCTAATCAAGAATACAATCCCAAGCGAGAAGAGGTAAACACTTGATGTCCAAGTCTGGCCATATGATTAGCACGAGTCCCCTTGTCAAAACATTGACTGGGCTTTCCCTTGTTCACCTACTGATGATCACTTCAAGTCAGGTAGGGCACAAAGCAGCTTAGAAAAACCGGGAACAACTGCCCCAAAAATGCTCGTACATATAAGGAGGGGGTTTGCACTTGGCACCACGAACATGATGCTAGCACATTATGCAGCCACCAGCTATATCAATTCCACACAATGAAGCCTCACAAACTGTTCCACTGTGAAGGCTCATGAGGAAAGCCCATGCAATTTCTACAATAGAGAATGTGAGAACAGCACGTACAACACTTCTGCAGATAACAAGGGCATCAGGAACTACAACACTGTGCAACCTTCAGACAGTCTATAAATATAGCACCATGCTGCAGTCTTCATGTATACCTCTCATTGCATAATGACAGTTGGATCAATGCCTCAAAATAGAACACAGTGAATAGATATACATATCACCCTATGTTACCATTGCTACATCCAATTTCAAAATGGggccttctatatatatatgtacataatcATATGTGACAACCTTCAAGAGCTTTCATGAGTGTCCCGATTAAGAATCTGTGCACAAACAATATGTACTAAGACAGCTTCACCACGCTGTGCCTGCCTCTCACACCCTGATTTAAGCAGCAGGCACTTTGAGCTTACAGTCATGCTCATGTGAAAGCCCTTTTCAATGTCTTCAGCATAACTAGAACTGACCCGTTCACTGGCCACGTACTTCAGCAACAGTTGCACTGTGGCATGTCTTGGATGTTTCTTCCTCCAAGACTCCAGAACTTCAAATCCGGAACAGGTCAGGCAACGTTTCAATTGTGGCTTAGAGGCACATTTCATGGATTCCAGCCGCTCAATCTCACCCTCCTTGACATTTATCGTTTTTGGAAATGCCCGAACAACCGTCTTCCATGAACACTTTTGTTCACAGAGATACAGGATGGCACAGACCAACTCTTTTTGACCTAGAGagaacaaaatgaaaacaagaacTAGTATTTCACAGTCCAGTAGCAATGTGATGGTTTAATAAATATAAAGGGCAGGAATCTTTAAAGAATGATTGTTGTATTACCTTCACTCTTAGGTATCAGAGTGAAATTTTCCTTCCCATCAGAAAACTTaattaaattctgcggttttaccaGCCAAAACCACagtctgattgtgaggcacgctgtagtggtggACTCCTGATTAACTATAGCCACCTCGGACatgatcggagatcgttgttcgaaatgtgtgttcagtttgcgttcagtttcgcttCACAGGGTGGGCCGAGGCCATGCCGCCGTTGTCGGCCCTGCCCGTCGGTGCAGCCAAGGCCAATCATGTGAGGCGAAGCTTAACGCAAACTGAACAAGCGTTTTGAACAACGACCACCGATTgaacccctggggttctttaatgtgcacccattgTATGGTACGCAGGCATTTTGCATTTCACCCGCATTGAAATGGGTTCAATTATTCCCATGCTTGGTGCATAATAATACAACTATTAGCTTGTGTAAGCCCTTGGTCTGCCTGAAGCAGAGTACCATCTTGTACTTGTCTGGGGTGGGCTTTGAAGGATATGTGCTTTTGTTCATAGGCGACGTGCCAGGCATAAATGGGAGCAGGGCACTGGCCGGAAAAATTTCGAGGCCGGGCTGAAGCCTGGTCAGCAAGGGACCGTATCAATTTTTCAATGTCTGTCACATCTTGCCATAGAAAATATTGCACTGTTATTTTATTCAAACTGCAGCAAAACGGATGAGGAAATATTTCAAAAGTAATGGTCTAAAATTAGACTTTTTTTTCGCCTTTAATGGATAACCGATGCCCATTTATTACGGTATGAGACCTCCATTCCCCCAGAGTGCAAGAAATAAATAATTGCATCACATATCACTGAGATCAATATGCTTACCAAGTGCAGCGTGGAGGTCATGTGGTGTTATAACCCAGTGGTGCATGCACTAATTGGCCCAGTGCAGTGGTCACAAGCCACATCCTAGGATAAGCTACGCCATGAGCATGTTGCAGCAAGCTGGGCACATGGCACATCAGCTGTTCCTTCCTACTTCAATCTATGCTTCTCTACATTTTAAATGGAATATGGCTGGTCCTCCACTGTTGCTTCTTTGGGAATGCAGACTGCACGCACACCTTCTCTTCCCTACTATCCCATTGAGTGCTTATTTATAGTGAACTTTTGGCAACCGAGTTACAATGAGGCttgcaaccactacaccaaaccGACTGACCGGTGCATCACTGGTTTGTGATACCACGAGACCACCATCTTCGAATTCCATTATGTAACAAGGTGTGCAGCCTCAAGTCCACCATGTTGCATTTGGTGCACTTTTTTGAATTGGTTGTGTTGAAAGATATGATGAATGATTTGTTGCATGCTTGAGGAATTGAGGCCTTACACTGTGATTATTACGAGAGCAACTACAGCAAAAAACAGAAAATTTTTGCATTGGCACTCCTTTGGTGCAAAGAAATTTCCTCAAATTTGCTTGTGTTCATGTGGATTGGTTGGTACATGGCCCTGGTCTGAATATAACATACAAGCCCCATGTGGAAGCATGCTCCATTTTTGAGCAGCATGCAAGGTCGCCAGTTGGCAAGCCACTACGAAAATTGTGGTTGTATTCCAGTTTAAGCAACGCTTTGTCATGAAATTATATAAACAGGGAGCAAAAAGAGCAAGCCATGAGAAGCATACACAATTTTTCAAACAAGACAGAATGAGTTCACCAAATTCGCATGAAAGTTTTCATATATGTCACTTTGAAGATCTCACTGGTCACATAACTGCAAGCTTTGTCTATTGTTCCTCTTTCCAATGAGAACTCCCTGGGCAGTGCCACAATGCCCTCTGAATTGTGGGCCCATGTGAGCACCTGCTCAAAAGTAcaaaagacagcagcagcacacgCACTTTGTAGCCACGTGCAACAGCCCAGAGAGAGGTGTTCTTGCATCCTCATGAATATGTTCAGGAGCAAGCACTAAACGCATTGGCTGTTTATGTTTTGTGCATGCTTGTGCTCCTTTACTTCTGTGTCCAAACTTAGTGCAGTTTGTTATTATTACTACAAATAGCAGTTACAAGCAAGAGAAAGGGCTGAAGGTGTCTGCCCATTTCCAAATATTTCAAATGGTTCTCTCTCTCTAACACGAAAATAAAAAGGTATGCTGTGGTGTAGGCAAATGAACCAGTACATATTTTTTCAAGCTAAGCACTCTAACCACTACTTGATGTCCATTTTCTACTGCGATCAACTGTTACAAGCTAGGAAATATGCTGAATGTGCCCATCCTCAGATGTGCAGAACAATGAGCAGTAAGCAGGAAAAGGTTTCGGCATGGTGGGTGCTAGATCAGCTATAAGCATAGGAAAAGCTTCTTTCCACTGGACCAGAGAATGGAGAGCCACAGCCAAGGCCTTTGCATAGAGCGACTGAGGCAGAAAAAGGTGGCAACCTCAAAAGAAGCAGCCTGGGAATGGATGCATGTGCTTCACGAATGCCAGGCAGAAAATGGTGCAGCAGCTCGAAACAAAGCAAACTGTGAAAGGAAAGGAGCCATGAGAAAACAGCCTGCAACTGATGTTCACGATAATTCAGTTAAGGGAATTAAGGAGTCACTAGAGCATGCCAATTACTTTGTAAATACAGTAAGCTGCAAGTACGCACAATGAAAAAGTGCTCGCAAGAGCTTCAGCTTTAGTCACGTACTGGTGTACATTAGCACACATGCCTTCtggtaccgtttttttttttttcacagtgaaAATGTTGCAATGGCTGTGTCATAACATAAAGAGCCCCCtgtaattaaataattaagacttaGGTCAGCACACGAATTACTGCtcattcacattcatttacaACAGTACACACAGCCATATCAAAGATTATATTACAAATGTGTGTTTTAATTTACCGTGCTAGACCGACAGGCTCTGGATTAGTCAAACAGGAATCCTGACCAGTCAGTCTAATAAATTTGTGTTAGTTTGTTCCCAGTCTAATATGATGTCAAAAATTTTTTTGTACTCTTATAGATGAAGGCTGGTTATACATACAAACTCAAGAAGGCAGCTTGCAAAACTGGCAGATTTCTTTAAAGTCCACAGCAAGTCGAGCTTTAAGAATATGTGTAAGGGTATTATTAAATTTTTCTGAAATTGTTTATTTGTACTTCTTAATTGACTCTATAAACAGACAATACAGAAAATTTCCACTATGAATGCCAGATAATAGAAAAGGCATGGGGGCATGCCAGGGGACTTCTATGCAATTACATGCTTTCTATAAGCAGAAATATCtaaagctgggcaagttggtgttgGTTCACTCTCAGAACAGCGCAACAAGATGGGATGTGAAAAAGAGTATTAAAGTGTGTTACAGATGACAGAGTATTATAGTGCAAACAAAAAGGTACCAACATAACGGGACCATAAACGGTGTCTCACCGGTGTTTTCCTGAGGAGTTGGATGGTACAGAAAGGGC encodes the following:
- the LOC142576034 gene encoding uncharacterized protein LOC142576034 isoform X2 encodes the protein MQFKKLLVKLQALWTPEKFCEKQDDIRRLLKRDVPRRSRFSCHTVHDLLDILTDREVITPQETVLLERLAAVFSIQEALEHIQAYRKIPLDRDTCSLCSAPSHVPFLYHPTPQENTGQKELVCAILYLCEQKCSWKTVVRAFPKTINVKEGEIERLESMKCASKPQLKRCLTCSGFEVLESWRKKHPRHATVQLLLKYVASERVSSSYAEDIEKGFHMSMTVSSKCLLLKSGCERQAQRGEAVLVHIVCAQILNRDTHESS
- the LOC142576034 gene encoding uncharacterized protein LOC142576034 isoform X1, which translates into the protein MGDGNDEMQFKKLLVKLQALWTPEKFCEKQDDIRRLLKRDVPRRSRFSCHTVHDLLDILTDREVITPQETVLLERLAAVFSIQEALEHIQAYRKIPLDRDTCSLCSAPSHVPFLYHPTPQENTGQKELVCAILYLCEQKCSWKTVVRAFPKTINVKEGEIERLESMKCASKPQLKRCLTCSGFEVLESWRKKHPRHATVQLLLKYVASERVSSSYAEDIEKGFHMSMTVSSKCLLLKSGCERQAQRGEAVLVHIVCAQILNRDTHESS